A portion of the Coturnix japonica isolate 7356 chromosome 4, Coturnix japonica 2.1, whole genome shotgun sequence genome contains these proteins:
- the HELT gene encoding hairy and enhancer of split-related protein HELT, with amino-acid sequence MASGLKERRGSAGPPAPRATRVPAAARDAPPASHRTPVSHKVIEKRRRDRINRCLAELGRTVPLALAKQGSGKLEKAEILEMTVQYLRALHSADFPRGREKELLSEFANYFHYGYHECMKNLVHYLTTVERMETKDTKYARILAFLQSKARFAAEPLLAAPPEPDASFPPPPERPPCPAEPFPWPYAPLPAPAALGGPGQQRAAFLPSAQGLERRYLGLLGPPPPGAFGLPPGQHPPAVL; translated from the exons ATGGCCTCGGGCCTCAAGGAGCGCAGGGGGAGCGCGGGGCCGCCCGCACCGCGCGCCACGAGGGTCCCCGCCGCGGCCCGTGACGCGCCGCCCGCGTCGCACAGAACGCCCGTGTCCCACAAGGTGATCGAGAAGCGGCGCCGGGACCGCATCAACCGGTGCCTGGCCGAGCTGGGCCGCACCGTGCCGCTGGCGCTGGCCAAGCAG GGCTCAGGGAAGCTGGAGAAGGCGGAGATCCTGGAGATGACGGTGCAGTACCTGCGGGCGCTGCACTCGGCCGACTTCCCCCGCGGCAGGGAGAAGG AGCTGCTCTCCGAGTTCGCCAACTACTTCCACTACGGCTACCACGAGTGCATGAAGAACCTGGTGCACTACCTGACCACGGTGGAGCGGATGGAGACCAAGGACACCAAGTACGCCCGCATCCTCGCCTTCCTGCAGTCCAAGGCGCGCTTCGCCGCCGAGCCGCTCCTGGCCGCTCCGCCGGAGCCCGACGCCTCCTTCCCGCCGCCCCCCGAGCGCCCGCCGTGCCCCGCCGAGCCGTTCCCGTGGCCGTACGCCCCCCTGCCCGCCCCCGCGGCACTGGGCGGCCCCGGGCAGCAGCGCGCCGCCTTCCTCCCGTCCGCGCAGGGCCTGGAGCGCCGCTACCTCGGCTTGCTGggcccgccgccccccggcgCCTTCGGGCTGCCGCCCGGCCAGCACCCCCCCGCCGTGCTATAG